The Gaiella occulta genome has a window encoding:
- the argF gene encoding ornithine carbamoyltransferase codes for MAGIPDTLKGRSYTRVSDWSREELRTALDLADELKQERVRRKELRVLPGRTIGLIFHKPSTRTRVGFEVGIAELGGMALYLPAADLQLARGESYRDTALVLSRFLSALMIRTFDQAEVDEFATYASIPVINGLTDLAHPLQALADAMTIRERFGRLEGIRLAYLGDGNNVCHSLLRLGGRFGMHVTAACPPGYEPDAGIVAAARADAEAAGGSVRVVGDPLEGAEQADVLYTDVWTSMGQEAEREQRRRDLERFRLDGELLSVAAPEAIAMHCLPAHVGEEIAEDVLYGPRSLVWDQAENRLHTQKAVMALVIR; via the coding sequence ATGGCGGGGATCCCCGACACGCTCAAGGGACGGAGCTACACGCGCGTCTCCGACTGGTCGCGGGAGGAGCTGCGGACCGCGCTCGACCTCGCCGACGAGCTGAAGCAGGAGCGGGTGCGGCGCAAGGAGCTGCGCGTGCTGCCGGGGCGCACGATCGGCCTCATCTTCCACAAGCCCTCGACGAGGACGCGAGTCGGCTTCGAGGTCGGCATCGCCGAGCTCGGCGGCATGGCGCTCTACCTTCCCGCCGCGGACCTGCAGCTCGCACGCGGCGAGAGCTACCGCGACACGGCGCTCGTGCTGTCGCGCTTCCTGTCGGCGCTGATGATCCGCACGTTCGACCAGGCGGAGGTGGACGAGTTCGCCACCTACGCGTCGATCCCGGTCATCAACGGCCTCACCGATCTCGCCCATCCCCTGCAGGCACTTGCCGACGCGATGACGATCCGCGAGCGCTTCGGCCGCCTCGAGGGCATCCGCCTCGCCTACCTCGGGGACGGCAACAACGTCTGCCACTCGCTGCTGCGGCTGGGAGGCCGCTTCGGCATGCACGTGACGGCGGCGTGCCCGCCCGGGTACGAGCCGGACGCGGGCATCGTCGCGGCCGCGCGAGCCGATGCCGAGGCCGCCGGCGGCAGCGTGCGCGTGGTCGGCGACCCGCTCGAGGGAGCCGAGCAGGCGGACGTGCTGTACACGGACGTGTGGACGAGCATGGGGCAAGAGGCCGAGCGCGAGCAGCGGCGCCGGGATCTCGAGCGCTTCCGCCTCGACGGCGAGCTCCTCTCCGTCGCGGCGCCGGAGGCGATCGCGATGCACTGCCTGCCGGCGCACGTCGGGGAGGAGATCGCCGAGGACGTGTTGTACGGGCCGCGCTCGCTCGTCTGGGATCAGGCCGAGAACCGCCTCCACACCCAGAAGGCGGTCATGGCGCTCGTCATTCGATGA
- a CDS encoding metallopeptidase family protein — translation MSFEQHVRAALDSLPPRLAAALDNVAVVIEDEHADDPDLFGLYEGVPLPERGDMAGELPDRITIFRLPLEEEFPDPVDLEREIRVTVLHELGHYFGLDEERLAELGYE, via the coding sequence ATGAGCTTCGAGCAGCATGTTCGCGCGGCGCTCGACTCGCTGCCGCCGCGTCTCGCCGCCGCGCTCGACAACGTCGCCGTGGTGATCGAGGACGAACACGCGGACGACCCCGACCTGTTCGGCCTCTACGAGGGCGTGCCGCTGCCGGAGCGCGGCGACATGGCGGGCGAGTTGCCCGACCGCATCACCATCTTCCGGCTGCCGCTGGAGGAGGAGTTCCCCGATCCGGTCGATCTCGAACGTGAGATCCGCGTCACGGTGCTCCACGAGCTCGGTCACTATTTCGGGCTCGACGAGGAACGCCTGGCGGAGCTCGGCTACGAGTGA
- a CDS encoding DUF2630 family protein produces the protein MNTIANIHAEIEQLSKQRAKLWHRLSEGRDPAAAEEIKTLQAKLDELWVAHRQERARIRFGEREQIVKRARAEERLERAA, from the coding sequence ATGAACACGATCGCGAACATCCACGCGGAAATCGAACAGCTCAGCAAGCAACGCGCCAAGCTCTGGCATCGACTCTCCGAGGGGCGCGACCCCGCGGCCGCCGAGGAGATCAAGACGCTCCAGGCGAAGCTGGACGAGCTCTGGGTCGCCCACCGGCAGGAGCGTGCCCGCATCCGCTTCGGCGAGCGCGAGCAGATCGTCAAGCGCGCGCGCGCCGAGGAGCGGCTCGAGCGCGCGGCCTAG